TTTTACGAATTCATACCCCCTCATTCGTGAGCAGAGTTCCCCCCTGCAGAATGCATAATTCAGTTGAGGAAAATAGAAATATCAAAGCCGGACCATCAACAATTGTAAAATATCCTACTAATACTTCATAAGCCACATCGCACTTCTGAACCACCTGGCGGCTTTGTCTCCTTCACCCCCCTTTCAAGAAAGGAAAAAACCTTGGGAATCAGCCGCACTGAGGGGAGCAGGCTTTACTTTCCAGATACGAGGAAACAGGGTATCGGTCCCAAGAGCTTCCACCTGCAATCGATGTTCATTTTTTTCGAATGGATCTCCGGAAATTTAGGGATACCCAACACGACCGTCAAGGTTATGTCACTATAGATGGGAACCTATTCGTTAGGACGGAGCATAGCACAGCCGGGATCACGAGCCACAAACATCCCGGCCACTTTCCGGTCTTGCTCCTTGAAGGCCTTGTGCCACCAGCAGGCCGCATTCCAGAGATGCTCGGGAGCGCTATTACGTTCCGAAGAACCCGGCGTCACACCCAAACCCAGCCCTTCAAAAATAAATTCAATATACGACGAGGCAGCGATGGGCATACCCTCTCGCAACGGGTTGCGCTTGGACCCTTGCGACCAGAGATAGCTTTGCCAGGTTCCCAACATCTCCCAAAAATTGTAACGCACACGATCCTGATTCCAGTCCCTTGCACGTTTTTTAAGCTTTTTGGCCTCTTCATCCGTCATATCGACCGCCACAAGTCCGACATTCGCATCGATGTCCCTGTCCTCATACAGCCCTAATGTGCCTTCATTAATACCATTACATTCCGGCCTTGGGAACATCCCGTTGCGTGGATGCAGCGGAACTTCAAGAATCGGCAGAGACCGCAACGATGTGCGAGAGGTCACAGGCTCGGCCACCACAAACACATGCGACCAGAAACTCGGGCGTAAATCCCAACGCAACATGGACTGTGCCGTTCGCAAGGTATGTCCGGGAAGGTCACGACTGCCGATCAATCCCACGGTCATCAATCCACGGTTGCCATTGTCCTGTTTTTGCAAGGCCGCAAACGCATCATTGAAAAATTGCAGGTTGGTGCGTTTGCCATATTTGCTGGTCCAATCTTTAATAGCCGGATTTCTGGTTGAGGTTTGAGAATGGCGCATGAGGTATTCCTTTCTTCACATCACTCGAAGAACGATCTCAATGGATGAATTGGTTCTGTGAAAATCTTCCGTACTGCTAACGAAGCAGCAACTCCTTCTTAAAGACACACGCTAATGGACCTCCTACTCCTTGAGGAGGAGGGACTTCATCCCAATCCAATTCAAGGCGCTTAGCCGGCAATCGCCACAATTCCAGCTCGAATCGCACTCGTGGCGTTCCTCCAACCTGGCTGCCGGGAAACATCCGCACAATACCGACATTGTTCTGAATGGTCATGATCTCGACATGTTTCTGTGGATCAATATTCCAGACAGATTCACCGCCCTGGGCATTCGGCTTGACCCGAATTCGTTGAGGAGGCGCCTCCGGTCGAGTATTACCCGGACTAATCATCGCAGCGGGAGAGGCGATGAATTCCGGCACACCATACGGCGCATCGGGGAAAGGACCATGTGCTTCAGCATATCGGCCGGTGTGAATATCCCCCGAAAGGATCAAAATGTCGTGTGGCACTCCCTGCCTGTTCTTTCCGCCTAAACTCCGCTCAAGCACGCGCCAGAGACGAGCGTAATCTTCCTTGAAATTAGACAAAGAATGATCTTTGTAATTCCCGTCCTTTTGAAAAAGAGGTTGACCTAATACCAGCACGCCAGGCCCCTGCAACCCTTGTTGCCAGTCTTCCAGTGCTTGCCATTGATCGTCCAAAATGAAATGTCCGGCTCCATTGTCGCGGCACTCCCCCCGAGTGGATCGAGTATCGGTAATGAAAAAGGAAACCGGATCGATCACAAAAGAATACCAGCGGGCTTCATCAGGATTCAGGCATTGCTGATATTGATAATAGAGTTGATCAGCAACAGGACCATAGATATTGCGATGGGAATCATCCCATGCCTGAATCAAATGTTTTTGCTTTTCAGGATAATCGTTCCAATATTCATGATCATCACACGTGATAAAATTTGGGTTGAGCTGAAGGACTTCCCGGTACTGTTCGTCTTCCCAATATTGCCGATATCGTTTTCCAAAAAGTTGAATCGCCTCCTTATCAGCAATATCCCAATAAAGAGGCCAGTCAAGATAGACCTGGTCCCCAATCAGCATTTTAAAATGCGGCTGACATAATATTTTCAACTCCCTTATGCCTGCGCGGTAATATCCATCCCGGTCGTTGTTCTGCCAAAAACAGGAGGAAAAGAGACACGTGACCCCTTTATCCGTAACGCTCTGAGGAAGGGTCGACCAGGAAAACGTTTGAACCTCGGCGTCATTGTTAGTTCCTACCTGGATCTCAAAGATTGCACCTTGGGGTGGCGGGGAGTTTTGTAGCCGCACGGACATTATCCCCATCCGTCGTTTCAGCCCTGATAATGGCGGCAACAGCTTCCATTCAGAGTGAACGGGAACCGTGGTACCACCTTGTCGGACTGCAACAGCGGGTGGAACAAAACTGCCTTCCCCTTTTTGCGAACACCAAATCCGCCAGCCCCGCCCATCTAACAACGGGGCACCCGGAACAATCCACATATTCATCTTCTTACCCTTTTCAGCATACGTTCATGACCTTACCCTCCCTTTCCTGACGACAGAAGGATCGGCTTGTGTGGCTTCTTGGAGGAAGTCTGAAGGACCGCAAGCCTCGCCCTCCGACTCGGGGTGAAAAGCCCCACCGGGATCCTGACTCTGAGCATGGTCCATTCCGTTCTCTTCTTCAAGGACTTCAGGTTGACGTCGTACTAAATCCCGCAACGTCATGCCTTCTAACGCAGCTTCTACCGCCGCATCCCGGCGAATAAGGACCCGACTAATGGAATCTGAACCCACGGTAAATGCCTGGGGCCCGCCATGGGGTTGATGCTGCACCACTCGTAACACCTCGACCACCGGAATGTTTTCTGGAGCCTGCGCCAATACCAACCCTTTGGGTTTATCGCCTTTCACGACCATCTGCCCTTTCACCAAATCATCCATGAGCGATTCCACCAACGTAAGAGGCACACCTTGTGCGCGGGCTAACTGCTCTGCCCTGAGAGGCGGCTTCCCCGATAAAAACCGGCGGGTAATATGGGTGAGCAAGGACAGGGTGAGGTATTCTCGAAAGAGTGGAGTCTGGTGCTTTCGACCCAAATGTAAGAGGTATGCGGATGGATGCTGATGATAATAGGCAACTTGAGCCCCTGCCAGCACAATAAGCCACCCGACGTAAAGCCAAATGAGAAAGAGGATAAGCACGGCAAAGCCTGAGTATATGGCGCTATACCGTCCTGTCCCGACGACAAATGATGCAAACGCCAATCCGGCCACTTGCCAGAGCAGTCCTGCCGTTACCCCCCCGATCAGCGCTGAATTAAAATTGACTTTGGTATAGGGCAGAAACTTGTAGATAAACGTAAACACCAGGCACATAAAAAAGAAGGGCAGCAGATTGGTGAGCACGACCATCAGATGCCCAAGCGGCTGCACTTCCAGAATTTTTTGGACAAGCCAATGACTTTGCGCCGAGGCTGTGAGTCCGAAGGCCGTAAAGACGAACACAGGACCCACAAGGACGACACTTAAATAATCGGTGACCCTTCTGGCCAGCGGACGCCCTGCATCAACCCGCCAAATCGAGTTCAAGGCCTCTTCAATTTTTTCAATCAGGGAGTACGTGGTATAAAACAGTCCCGCAATCCCCACAGCTCCCAAGACCCCGACTTTCATGTTGTCGACAAACTGGATGATATTCGTGGTAATCTCAATTCCTTTGGGGCCGAGAGGATCCAACGCTTGCGCCAGAATCGGTTGGATTTTTTGATGAATGCCGAAGGCCTTGAGGACCGAAAAGGTAACGGCCAAAAACGGAACCAGGGAGAGGAGAGTGGTGTAGACCAAACTGGTGGCTCGAATACTCAGGAAGCTTTCCTGAAATTCGGCGACCGCCACCAATACCAGACGCAGAGCTTTGACGCCGAACTGGCGAACACCAGTTAACGCATTGACATCTTCCTTCCACACGTCATGCTGGCAATATCGCAATACTTGGTCAAGCATCTTCCTCTCCGTCATGGATTCTGCACGCGGGTACCCTACAAAGAGTGGAAGAAAATGTCCAGAATGTTACA
The Nitrospiraceae bacterium DNA segment above includes these coding regions:
- a CDS encoding alkaline phosphatase D family protein, with the protein product MNMWIVPGAPLLDGRGWRIWCSQKGEGSFVPPAVAVRQGGTTVPVHSEWKLLPPLSGLKRRMGIMSVRLQNSPPPQGAIFEIQVGTNNDAEVQTFSWSTLPQSVTDKGVTCLFSSCFWQNNDRDGYYRAGIRELKILCQPHFKMLIGDQVYLDWPLYWDIADKEAIQLFGKRYRQYWEDEQYREVLQLNPNFITCDDHEYWNDYPEKQKHLIQAWDDSHRNIYGPVADQLYYQYQQCLNPDEARWYSFVIDPVSFFITDTRSTRGECRDNGAGHFILDDQWQALEDWQQGLQGPGVLVLGQPLFQKDGNYKDHSLSNFKEDYARLWRVLERSLGGKNRQGVPHDILILSGDIHTGRYAEAHGPFPDAPYGVPEFIASPAAMISPGNTRPEAPPQRIRVKPNAQGGESVWNIDPQKHVEIMTIQNNVGIVRMFPGSQVGGTPRVRFELELWRLPAKRLELDWDEVPPPQGVGGPLACVFKKELLLR
- a CDS encoding YihY family inner membrane protein encodes the protein MLDQVLRYCQHDVWKEDVNALTGVRQFGVKALRLVLVAVAEFQESFLSIRATSLVYTTLLSLVPFLAVTFSVLKAFGIHQKIQPILAQALDPLGPKGIEITTNIIQFVDNMKVGVLGAVGIAGLFYTTYSLIEKIEEALNSIWRVDAGRPLARRVTDYLSVVLVGPVFVFTAFGLTASAQSHWLVQKILEVQPLGHLMVVLTNLLPFFFMCLVFTFIYKFLPYTKVNFNSALIGGVTAGLLWQVAGLAFASFVVGTGRYSAIYSGFAVLILFLIWLYVGWLIVLAGAQVAYYHQHPSAYLLHLGRKHQTPLFREYLTLSLLTHITRRFLSGKPPLRAEQLARAQGVPLTLVESLMDDLVKGQMVVKGDKPKGLVLAQAPENIPVVEVLRVVQHQPHGGPQAFTVGSDSISRVLIRRDAAVEAALEGMTLRDLVRRQPEVLEEENGMDHAQSQDPGGAFHPESEGEACGPSDFLQEATQADPSVVRKGRVRS